In Odontesthes bonariensis isolate fOdoBon6 chromosome 20, fOdoBon6.hap1, whole genome shotgun sequence, a genomic segment contains:
- the LOC142370195 gene encoding uncharacterized protein LOC142370195 isoform X6 produces MAEQPDPDDAASEESERDIYMRFMKCHKCYDIIPTSSKLVVFDTTLQVKKAFFALVANGVRAAPLWESKKQSFVGMLTITDFINILTRYYKSPMVQIYELEEHKIETWRELYLQETFKPLVHISPDASIFEAVYSLIKNKIHRLPVINPISGNALYILTHKRILKFLQLFVCEMPMPAFMKQTLEELDVGTYSNIAYIHPDTPLITALSVFTHRRVSALPVVDHNGNVVDIYSKFDVINLAAEKTYNNLDVTVTQALRHRSQYFEGVMKCNKLETLGTIVDRIVKAEVHRLVVVDEESRIVGIVSLSDILQALVLTPAGLRRKESIPCQPAAPDSAKPEAACNPEPNRDQDQEPGTETEIKPEPDQDQESGTETEIKPEPDQESGTETEIKPELDQDQEPGTGTEIKPEPDRDQDQDHDQEPGTETEIKPEPDQDQEPGTETEIKPEPDQDQEPGTGTEVKPETDQDQDQEPGTETEIKPERDQDQDQNQEPNTETKINPEPDQDQEPGTETEIKPEPDQDQEPSTETEIKPEPEPDQDQDQEPGTETEIKPEPDQDQEPDTETEFNPEPDQDQEPGTETKIKPEPDQDQEPGTETEIKPEPEPDQDQDQEPGTETEIKPERDQDQDQDQEPGTETEIKPEPDQDQEPGTETEIKPEPDQDQDQDQEPGTETEIKPEPDRDQDQEPGTEISCREAEAAESCQQGEAEGEAAV; encoded by the exons GTGAAGAAGGCGTTCTTTGCTCTGGTGGCGAATGGAGTGCGAGCTGCTCCGCTGTGGGAGAGCAAGAAGCAAAGCTTTGTGG GAATGTTGACCATCACAGACTTCATCAACATCCTGACCAGATACTACAAGTCGCCCATg GTGCAGATCTATGAGCTGGAGGAGCACAAGATCGAGACGTGGAGAG AGCTGTACCTGCAGGAGACCTTCAAACCTCTGGTGCACATCTCACCTGACGCCAG TATCTTTGAAGCCGTCTACTCTCTGATAAAGAATAAGATCCATCGGCTTCCCGTCATCAATCCCATCAGCGGGAACGCCCTCTACATCCTGACCCACAAGAGGATCCTGAAGTTCCTGCAGCTCTTT gtgtgTGAGATGCCCATGCCGGCCTTCATGAAGCAGACTCTGGAGGAGCTCGATGTGGGGACGTACTCCAACATCGCCTACATCCACCCCGACACGCCGCTCATCACGGCGCTGTCCGTCTTCACACACCGCCGCGTCTCCGCCCTGCCCGTCGTCGACCACAACG GTAACGTGGTGGATATCTACTCCAAGTTTGACGTCATT AACCTGGCAGCCGAGAAGACCTACAACAACCTGGATGTGACGGTCACTCAGGCTCTGAGGCACCGATCCCAGTACTTTGAGGGAGTCATGAAGTGCAACAAACTGGAGACTCTGGGGACGATTGTGGACCGGATCGTCAAGGCCGAG GTCCACAGGCTGGTAGTGGTTGATGAGGAGTCTCGTATCGTTGGCATTGTGTCGCTGTCGGACATCCTGCAGGCGCTGGTTCTGACCCCCGCAG GTCTGAGGAGGAAGGAGTCCATCCCCTGTCAGCCCGCCGCGCCGGACTCAGCCAagccagaggcagcatgtaaccCAGAACCGAAccgggaccaggaccaggagccCGGTACAGAGACCGAAAttaaaccagaaccagaccaagACCAGGAGTCCGGTACAGAGACCGAAATTAAACCAGAACCGGACCAGGAGTCCGGTACAGAGACTGAAATTAAACCAGAActggaccaggaccaggagccCGGTACAGGGACCGAAATTAAACCAGAACCGGAccgggaccaggaccaggaccatgACCAGGAGCCCGGTACAGAGACCGAAATTAAACCAGAAccggaccaggaccaggagccCGGTACAGAGACCGAAATTAAACCAGAACCAGATCAGGACCAGGAGCCCGGTACAGGGACCGAAGTTAAACCAGAAacggaccaggaccaggaccaggagccCGGTACAGAGACCGAAATTAAACCAGAAcgggaccaggaccaggaccagaaccaggagcccaATACAGAGACCAAAATTAATCCAGAAccggaccaggaccaggagccCGGTACAGAGACCGAAATTAAACCAGAAccggaccaggaccaggagccCAGTACAGAGACCGAAAttaaaccagaaccagaaccagaccaggaccaggaccaggagccCGGTACAGAGACCGAAATTAAACCAGAAccggaccaggaccaggagccCGATACAGAGACCGAATTTAATCCAGAAccggaccaggaccaggagccCGGTACAGAGACCAAAAttaaaccagaaccagaccaggaccaggaacCTGGTACAGAGACCGAAAttaaaccagaaccagaaccagaccaggaccaggaccaggagccCGGTACAGAGACCGAAATTAAACCAGAAcgggaccaggaccaggaccaggaccaggagccCGGTACAGAGACCGAAATTAAACCAGAAccggaccaggaccaggaaccCGGTACAGAGACCGAAATTAAACCAGAAccggaccaggaccaggaccaggaccaggagccCGGTACAGAGACCGAAATTAAACCAGAACCGGAccgggaccaggaccaggagccCGGTACAGAGATCAGCTGTAGGGAAGCTGAGGCTGCAGAGAGCTGCCAGCAGGGAGAGGCAGAGGGGGAGGCGGCGGTGTGA
- the LOC142370195 gene encoding uncharacterized protein LOC142370195 isoform X5, whose amino-acid sequence MNGCQVEAADGMAEQPDPDDAASEESERDIYMRFMKCHKCYDIIPTSSKLVVFDTTLQVKKAFFALVANGVRAAPLWESKKQSFVGMLTITDFINILTRYYKSPMVQIYELEEHKIETWRELYLQETFKPLVHISPDASIFEAVYSLIKNKIHRLPVINPISGNALYILTHKRILKFLQLFVCEMPMPAFMKQTLEELDVGTYSNIAYIHPDTPLITALSVFTHRRVSALPVVDHNGNVVDIYSKFDVINLAAEKTYNNLDVTVTQALRHRSQYFEGVMKCNKLETLGTIVDRIVKAEVHRLVVVDEESRIVGIVSLSDILQALVLTPAGLRRKESIPCQPAAPDSAKPEAACNPEPNRDQDQEPGTETEIKPEPDQDQESGTETEIKPEPDQESGTETEIKPELDQDQEPGTGTEIKPEPDRDQDQDHDQEPGTETEIKPEPDQDQEPGTETEIKPEPDQDQEPGTGTEVKPETDQDQDQEPGTETEIKPERDQDQDQNQEPNTETKINPEPDQDQEPGTETEIKPEPDQDQEPSTETEIKPEPEPDQDQDQEPGTETEIKPEPDQDQEPDTETEFNPEPDQDQEPGTETKIKPEPDQDQEPGTETEIKPEPEPDQDQDQEPGTETEIKPERDQDQDQDQEPGTETEIKPEPDQDQEPGTETEIKPEPDQDQDQDQEPGTETEIKPEPDRDQDQEPGTEISCREAEAAESCQQGEAEGEAAV is encoded by the exons GTGAAGAAGGCGTTCTTTGCTCTGGTGGCGAATGGAGTGCGAGCTGCTCCGCTGTGGGAGAGCAAGAAGCAAAGCTTTGTGG GAATGTTGACCATCACAGACTTCATCAACATCCTGACCAGATACTACAAGTCGCCCATg GTGCAGATCTATGAGCTGGAGGAGCACAAGATCGAGACGTGGAGAG AGCTGTACCTGCAGGAGACCTTCAAACCTCTGGTGCACATCTCACCTGACGCCAG TATCTTTGAAGCCGTCTACTCTCTGATAAAGAATAAGATCCATCGGCTTCCCGTCATCAATCCCATCAGCGGGAACGCCCTCTACATCCTGACCCACAAGAGGATCCTGAAGTTCCTGCAGCTCTTT gtgtgTGAGATGCCCATGCCGGCCTTCATGAAGCAGACTCTGGAGGAGCTCGATGTGGGGACGTACTCCAACATCGCCTACATCCACCCCGACACGCCGCTCATCACGGCGCTGTCCGTCTTCACACACCGCCGCGTCTCCGCCCTGCCCGTCGTCGACCACAACG GTAACGTGGTGGATATCTACTCCAAGTTTGACGTCATT AACCTGGCAGCCGAGAAGACCTACAACAACCTGGATGTGACGGTCACTCAGGCTCTGAGGCACCGATCCCAGTACTTTGAGGGAGTCATGAAGTGCAACAAACTGGAGACTCTGGGGACGATTGTGGACCGGATCGTCAAGGCCGAG GTCCACAGGCTGGTAGTGGTTGATGAGGAGTCTCGTATCGTTGGCATTGTGTCGCTGTCGGACATCCTGCAGGCGCTGGTTCTGACCCCCGCAG GTCTGAGGAGGAAGGAGTCCATCCCCTGTCAGCCCGCCGCGCCGGACTCAGCCAagccagaggcagcatgtaaccCAGAACCGAAccgggaccaggaccaggagccCGGTACAGAGACCGAAAttaaaccagaaccagaccaagACCAGGAGTCCGGTACAGAGACCGAAATTAAACCAGAACCGGACCAGGAGTCCGGTACAGAGACTGAAATTAAACCAGAActggaccaggaccaggagccCGGTACAGGGACCGAAATTAAACCAGAACCGGAccgggaccaggaccaggaccatgACCAGGAGCCCGGTACAGAGACCGAAATTAAACCAGAAccggaccaggaccaggagccCGGTACAGAGACCGAAATTAAACCAGAACCAGATCAGGACCAGGAGCCCGGTACAGGGACCGAAGTTAAACCAGAAacggaccaggaccaggaccaggagccCGGTACAGAGACCGAAATTAAACCAGAAcgggaccaggaccaggaccagaaccaggagcccaATACAGAGACCAAAATTAATCCAGAAccggaccaggaccaggagccCGGTACAGAGACCGAAATTAAACCAGAAccggaccaggaccaggagccCAGTACAGAGACCGAAAttaaaccagaaccagaaccagaccaggaccaggaccaggagccCGGTACAGAGACCGAAATTAAACCAGAAccggaccaggaccaggagccCGATACAGAGACCGAATTTAATCCAGAAccggaccaggaccaggagccCGGTACAGAGACCAAAAttaaaccagaaccagaccaggaccaggaacCTGGTACAGAGACCGAAAttaaaccagaaccagaaccagaccaggaccaggaccaggagccCGGTACAGAGACCGAAATTAAACCAGAAcgggaccaggaccaggaccaggaccaggagccCGGTACAGAGACCGAAATTAAACCAGAAccggaccaggaccaggaaccCGGTACAGAGACCGAAATTAAACCAGAAccggaccaggaccaggaccaggaccaggagccCGGTACAGAGACCGAAATTAAACCAGAACCGGAccgggaccaggaccaggagccCGGTACAGAGATCAGCTGTAGGGAAGCTGAGGCTGCAGAGAGCTGCCAGCAGGGAGAGGCAGAGGGGGAGGCGGCGGTGTGA